TGATGTGGAATTGTGAAGAAGTATTTTCTGCCTGAGAGAGCTCGTAGCCCCGCACACTGGCAGTAAACATGTAAGTAGGCAATATAAGTTACAGATGTTGCTGTTCTGATCTTACAGGCCACGTTGTTGTCATCAGCTGTTACTGGTCTGACATGGCATTTTTTGTTAGATGTGTTTCAGATTGATGGCCGATTGAAGACAGTTTAAACCCTTCTAGTTGGGCAAAATTGATGGCATATTTAATAGAAGTATGCAATTTACACTATCGGTTgtaagatgcaaaaaaaaaaaggcacttagGAAGCTTCTTTTGAAGTTACCAGGTTGAGTTGGTGGCTCTTACTTTTCCTAAGACctcaagcttttcttttaaatggtcTGTGGTTTTCCTGCAAAGGCAGAGTCTATGGATATTTACATTTTGCCACAGTTAAGGCTTGCAGGTGCTAGCAGGCACAGTATCAAACAGGTTTTGAGTAGGTCATTGGTTTGGATGTTGTCCTTGCTCATGCCTTCATTTTCCTATTTGAGTTATCATTGTAACAACTGGTCTCCAGTTGAccataaaattttgtttttctgaggcGCCAGTCTGCCACAGTGCAGATGCAGCCCAGATAACATACGGGTTGCATAAAATCTAATCTTGGACCTCAGCATTGCTGACGGGAGTATTGAGGTGCACACATTGGCTACGTATTACTCATTCTTTAAACTACTGTGacactagcaaaaaaaaaaaaaagccctgcatAATCTGTGGTCCTTGGAAATCAACTCACAATTTGAGACTTGTGTAAAGTATAGAACCTGATGTTTGGAACAATGCTCGATTGTATGATTTACTTCAGTGATGGTTATTTGCGCAACTGAATGCGTCGAATTAAGATGGATAAAGCTGGAAGATGTTTACTCTTGAAATGAGGAGGAAGTTGCTTGTATTTtattgacaattttttttttcttttcagggcACAGGTGCAGCAAGTTTTGATGAATTTGGGAATTCAAAGTACCAAAATCGCAGGACTATGAGCAGCTCTGATCGGGCAATGAtgaatgcttttaaagaaattacgAACATGGCAGACAGAATCAACCTCCCTAGAAATATAGTTGTAAGTTCATGTCTCCCTTCCTTAAATTGTTCTGGCATTGACTTAGTTAGCATAATATAATGAGCACATGAATTTTTGATATTGCTGCTAATTAAATGGCCTAGAGTTAATTAAATTTAGTCTTCTTGCATTGAAGGATCgaacaaataatttattcaagCAAGTGTATGAGCAAAAGAGCCTGAAGGGAAGGAGTAATGATGCTATTGCTTCTGCTTGTCTCTACATAGCCTGTAGGCAAGAAGGTGTTCCAAGAACATTTAAAGGTAAGTTTTCAGTGATACAGATTCAATTTTGCTGTGAAGTACAGGTCTAGTGACTGTCACTGTACAAGGTTGGCTTTCTCATTCCTGGACTTTGAGTTGGTTCTTCTCAGCTACAGCTCACCTTTATTGGGGAAGGGTAGGAGGGAGTCTGGACACGTGTTATACTTGTGATGTTAGTAGGCTCTTGGGCTTTTTAGTCttactttttatatattataaatatataaagtatatttaTAATAAAGCTCTCAAGCTTTTTAGTCTTAATGCAGCAGTTGAAAGTCATTCTGAGTGTTGGTGAAACTTAAAAGGTATTGCTTTGATTGGAGGATGGTGGGCAGTGTTGTAACTGAGTTTGAACCAACAATTGTGCAGTAAATATGTGTAACTTTTCCCTGTCAGGGATGcagctttttttggcattgaGTACCAAATTTCCCTTATTAAGCAAGCTGTCTTAATTATACCCTTTTGAAAAATGTGCACCGATAAAGTGATTCGGAAGTTTCACTAACGTGCGAAGCTTATTTAGTGATGGTGACCTTCATGATATTGGCCTTTTTTGTGGGTCTTAATATATTGAGAATCAAACTTGATTATTTTGGGGGAGTAAATGCTGTCAAGGCTAAATTTTTACTCTTTGTTTAGAAATATGTGCGGTGTCCAGGAtttcaaagaaggaaatagGCCGGTGttttaaacttattttgaaAGCTCTGGAAACCAGTGTTGATCTGATTACAACTGGAGACTTCATGTCCAGATTCTGTTCCAATCTGGGTCTTCCCAAACAAGTACAAATGGCAGCAACGCATATTGCCCGTAAAGCTGTAGAATTAGATTTGGTTCCTGGGAGAAGCCCTATctctgtagcagcagcagccatttACATGGCATCACAagcttctgcagaaaaaagaacacagaaaggtaagtctttaacttttttcttttttttccatttttttttcccttccccatgTCTTGCTGCTTGAAAGAGGATTCAGTGTTAGTGTGAAACTTGGATGAGGTCTGTGCAAAGTAGTGATGAAGTGCTGTTCTCATTGCACACAGCAAGGACCAAACCAGCATCTCCCACTCCCTAAAATGAAAATCGAGCAATTGGCTATGCTCAGTGTAAACAGAATTTACTTTATTCTGGCACTAGGAGTTGAATCCTTGAATGCAATAGACCAGTGCATTCAAATGAGCCTAATTTTAACTTTACCCGTGCTAGTATTTGCATGTGTACATTGTTCTGCT
The sequence above is drawn from the Falco naumanni isolate bFalNau1 chromosome 11, bFalNau1.pat, whole genome shotgun sequence genome and encodes:
- the GTF2B gene encoding transcription initiation factor IIB, with protein sequence MASTSRLDVLPRVTCPNHPDSILVEDYRAGDMICSECGLVVGDRVIDVGSEWRTFSNDKATKDPSRVGDTQNPLLSDGDLSTMIGKGTGAASFDEFGNSKYQNRRTMSSSDRAMMNAFKEITNMADRINLPRNIVDRTNNLFKQVYEQKSLKGRSNDAIASACLYIACRQEGVPRTFKEICAVSRISKKEIGRCFKLILKALETSVDLITTGDFMSRFCSNLGLPKQVQMAATHIARKAVELDLVPGRSPISVAAAAIYMASQASAEKRTQKEIGDIAGVADVTIRQSYRLIYPRAPDLFPADFKFDTPVDKLPQL